One genomic region from Torulaspora delbrueckii CBS 1146 chromosome 4, complete genome encodes:
- the PAF1 gene encoding Paf1p (similar to Saccharomyces cerevisiae PAF1 (YBR279W); ancestral locus Anc_1.309), translated as MSKKQEYIAKIKYQNNLPPPLLPPKLLKFKVHTEEDADSAELITSLYSKTSVTPLVNINDDLGMPLDLMQLPGMLNNMDTKYLYELEGVKLAPEDRMLLRAPGADRLPKTDMSKVTFLRRTEYVSTAITSHGQAEEDRKRTASKLEESEELLSASQIVEKVESGFDAMTKDLSKLQHPVKKKVHAVKAWNLLPDTASMDQSYFTLRFAGSAALDATEKKKYALSTSIFRPVELEEDEWISMYTTDPQNSDNLSKDVEKKIDENLQSGVEEGKVYKFKRLRDFDMKQVPHQGRGGSFGELALVLNDEKGIAYYKPLRSRIELRRRRVNDVIKPLVREHNVDQINVTLRNPTPQEANLRDRLRMKFDPIDFANADEDDEEPEVQEQENEVAQAELKDEEVKKPEEEEPQEEEPQEKEQADAKDAPTDDGEIAGN; from the coding sequence atgtcaaagaaacagGAGTATATTGCCAAGATCAAATACCAGAACAATTTGCCTCCTCCGCTGCTTCCTCCCAAGCTACTCAAGTTTAAAGTTCACaccgaagaagatgcagaTTCAGCAGAACTAATTACGTCGTTGTACAGCAAAACGTCTGTTACTCCTCTAGTAAACATTAACGATGACCTTGGAATGCCCTTGGACTTGATGCAACTCCCTGGTATGCTTAATAATATGGATACAAAATATCTGTACGAACTCGAAGGTGTCAAGCTCGCTCCAGAGGATAGAATGCTCTTGAGAGCTCCAGGTGCTGATAGATTACCCAAAACTGATATGTCCAAGGTTACTTTCTTGAGACGTACCGAGTACGTTTCGACCGCAATCACATCGCATGGCCAAGCCGAAGAAGATAGGAAGAGAACAGCATCTAAGCTGGAAGAGAGTGAAGAGTTGTTGAGCGCATCTCAGATAGTGGAAAAGGTGGAAAGCGGGTTTGATGCTATGACCAAGGATTTATCGAAATTACAGCATCCTGTGAAGAAAAAGGTACATGCCGTCAAGGCTTGGAACCTATTACCAGACACAGCTTCAATGGATCAAAGCTATTTCACTTTAAGGTTTGCAGGTAGCGCGGCCTTGGATGCCacagaaaagaagaagtatGCCTTGTCGACGTCCATCTTCCGTCCAGTggagcttgaagaagacgaatGGATTTCAATGTACACAACTGATCCTCAGAATTCTGATAATTTGTCCAAGGACgtggaaaagaaaattgatGAGAACTTACAAAGTGGTGTAGAAGAAGGCAAAGTTTataaattcaaaagattgaGAGACTTTGACATGAAGCAGGTACCACATCAGGGACGCGGAGGATCTTTTGGTGAGCTAGCTCTTGTGTTGAATGACGAAAAGGGAATTGCATACTACAAACCACTACGCTCGCGGATTGAGCTAAGACGTAGACGTGTTAACGATGTGATAAAACCATTGGTGAGAGAGCATAATGTagatcaaatcaatgtGACGTTGAGAAACCCAACTCCACAAGAAGCCAACCTCAGAGATAGATTAAGAATGAAATTTGATCCAATTGACTTTGCAAACgctgatgaggatgatgaagaacccGAGGTACAAGAACAGGAGAACGAGGTTGCGCAAGCGGAACTGAAAGACGAGGAAGTGAAGAagccagaagaagaggagcCTCAGGAAGAGGAGCCTCAGGAAAAGGAACAGGCCGATGCCAAGGACGCTCCAACAGATGATGGTGAAATAGCgggaaattga
- the MPM1 gene encoding Mpm1p (similar to Saccharomyces cerevisiae MPM1 (YJL066C); ancestral locus Anc_1.310): MGLCSGNNDKQVEEVNERILKDETEDPVSDKLGSITDSMSSIWKDSSSLWSHALDNPDKFLTQLTGSQNNHDRDLWDNFAMSASDAMGSLLDVMGLPGGYGNPNRVKYLMDEPFTSDEVVRQGITGLYNYRTPTELQFTECNKVGGLSVWNTKGWWRCLFPEKEVSERLADQKDKLQYVLTKEKVEGDSKHKFGLFFPEYTGFLTWKSHMNQLIRERADKEVAVIQTEPKLSTPEDLMVDTSKMNDDRDKKVIGTSEYVTYTYTPEGQKEVKKTKTFYDNGTVLVRSENKLTPADRSEPQFDTSEKIISVKDDEK; the protein is encoded by the coding sequence ATGGGACTATGCAGTGGTAACAACGATAAGCAAGTGGAGGAGGTTAATGAAAGGATTTTAAAAGACGAGACTGAAGATCCTGTATCGGATAAGTTAGGATCGATTACAGACTCGATGTCATCGATTTGGAAAGACTCGTCTTCGTTGTGGTCTCACGCTTTGGATAATCCAGATAAGTTTTTGACACAACTCACTGGGTCTCAAAACAATCATGATAGGGATTTGTGGGATAACTTTGCGATGAGTGCTTCCGATGCCATGGGCTCTTTGCTGGACGTCATGGGACTACCAGGAGGTTATGGCAACCCCAATAGGGTGAAGTATTTGATGGATGAGCCTTTCACATCGGATGAAGTGGTCAGACAAGGGATCACAGGTCTTTACAACTATAGAACTCCGACCGAGCTGCAATTCACAGAATGTAATAAAGTTGGAGGACTTTCAGTGTGGAACACTAAGGGCTGGTGGAGATGTCTTTTCCCTGAGAAGGAAGTAAGCGAGCGGCTAGCAGACCAAAAGGACAAATTGCAGTATGTTTTGACCAAGGAGAAAGTTGAGGGCGACAGTAAGCACAAGTTTGGGTTATTCTTCCCTGAATATACTGGATTTTTAACCTGGAAAAGCCATATGAACCAGTTGATTCGAGAAAGGGCCGATAAGGAGGTAGCTGTGATCCAAACTGAGCCCAAGCTCTCCACACCAGAAGATCTTATGGTAGATACGAGTAAAATGAACGATGACAGAGATAAGAAGGTTATTGGCACGTCTGAGTATGTCACGTACACCTATACTCCAGAAGGTCAGAAGGAAGtaaagaagacaaagacCTTTTACGATAATGGCACAGTGCTTGTAAGGTCTGAGAACAAGCTAACTCCAGCCGACAGGAGCGAGCCACAATTTGATACATCCGAAAAGATCATTTCAGtcaaggatgatgagaaatGA
- the TDEL0D01760 gene encoding S-formylglutathione hydrolase (similar to Saccharomyces cerevisiae YJL068C; ancestral locus Anc_1.308) — protein sequence MSFKVNQEIAVCGGKVLKLSHFSQIIGASMDVNVYLPKQYYSKTVRKLIPVIYYLSGLTCSPQNASEKAFWQIQSDNYGFAMVFPDTSPRGDDVPDDPEKAWDFGIGAGFYLNATQEPYKKHYQMYDYIHKELPTSLDEYFGKDSNLDFLDNVGITGHSMGGYGSLTGFLKNYDANRYKSCSAFAPIVNPSKVPWGQKAFSGYLGSENAELWSQYDPSELVKKVINKGNDKILIHQGTKDPFLQTNLRPELLLEATKGTSWEGKIEVKMVDGFDHSYYFISTFVPEHATFHAKNLGLI from the coding sequence ATGTCATTTAAAGTCAATCAGGAAATCGCGGTTTGTGGTGGGAAAGTGCTGAAATTGTCACATTTCTCGCAAATTATTGGCGCATCTATGGACGTCAACGTTTACTTACCCAAGCAATATTATTCTAAGACAgtaagaaagttgattCCAGTAATTTACTATCTCTCAGGGTTGACGTGCTCTCCTCAAAATGCTTCTGAGAAGGCTTTTTGGCAAATTCAGTCTGACAATTACGGATTCGCAATGGTCTTTCCAGACACTTCTCCTCGTGGAGATGATGTGCCTGATGACCCTGAGAAGGCTTGGGATTTCGGAATCGGAGCTGGATTCTATTTGAATGCAACTCAGGAGCCTTATAAAAAACACTATCAAATGTATGACTATATTCACAAGGAACTTCCCACCTCGTTGGATGAATATTTTGGCAAAGATTCGAATTTGGATTTCCTTGATAATGTTGGCATCACTGGACACTCAATGGGTGGTTATGGCTCCCTGACtggtttcttgaagaattacGATGCTAACAGATACAAATCTTGTTCTGCTTTTGCGCCAATTGTTAATCCTTCAAAGGTTCCCTGGGGTCAAAAGGCATTTTCTGGTTACTTGGGATCTGAAAACGCAGAACTTTGGTCTCAGTATGATCCCTCTGAACTGGTGAAAAAGGTCATCAATAAAGGCAATGACAAGATTTTAATTCATCAAGGCACCAAAGATCCTTTTCTGCAAACCAATTTGAGACCAGAATTATTATTGGAGGCTACTAAAGGTACTTCTTGGGAGGGAAAAATTGAGGTAAAAATGGTCGACGGGTTTGACCATTCTTATTACTTCATTAGCACTTTTGTTCCGGAACATGCCACCTTCCATGCTAAAAACCTTGGATTAATCTAA
- the DUG2 gene encoding glutamine amidotransferase subunit DUG2 (similar to Saccharomyces cerevisiae DUG2 (YBR281C); ancestral locus Anc_1.306): MISSDLDLVHKWGHAYSIISIISFPKKNLLFAGTQDSKVLVFTLYTYELIQTIKLGGDYETNTRSSVLCLERSIDENYLFSAGADSLVRIWSVYNTDETRGAVQIEEVATVYSVTDIGDIFSLTYLDSLQTLVFGCQNASMMYLDNVFDRLLYDQTESPCDINRLPHRRYDKFFDSSGPTGQPENRQLAQDEFHKSALQDGAMNRILEIPSENIINYAHNGFIYSICKLCLKCSSFLSNNKTNELNHTHLHEYEPKSTCSEQSEISECIITGGGDGISKLWLFTKNGRGVVSIVSMGTNLSNEETVLAQATDFPFLYCGLSEGTVKIWDLTTKQLISTLHTPERSDIISVSVYQDHIFAINEGGITLFHEKEVIHWNQHQGKMLSSDVFERHVDQSETQMSLLTGGNDGSLSLWDLSSVLHLSLNEIKTQNMEFQRRKSIATARGHSVKPDTEEMLETLRVLIAIQSVSQTPDTVEQLASRRCATYLQKLLSKLGASRAHCFPLESGHNPVVYASFKGTGENKKRILWYGHYDVIPAADINRWTSDPFTLTCENGYMKGRGVSDNKGPLVAAMHSVATLLKNGELYNDVVFIIEGSEEIGSPGLDVVCEQNRNLIGDIDWIFLSNSTWVDQDHPCLNYGLRGVINAKVTVWSDEPDRHSGVDGGMHKETTADLFSVISKLQDDRGKVLIPNFNTPTKKISPEDYKRLEEIVELTEFGKNITVEELIKNWTKPSLSVTTMAMSGPGNLTVIPKSATVGLSIRLVPEQGVEKVKSALIGHIEDCFQRLSSPNHLEISIENSAEAWLGDPTNQAYQILRKQMTATWGTEPLFVKEGGSVPCVRTLERIFNAPAVQIPCGQSTDNGHLDNENLRIKNWSNMAEVICNVFRRLQ, encoded by the coding sequence ATGATTTCATCTGATTTGGATTTGGTTCACAAGTGGGGACATGCTTATTCGATTATatcgataatttcattTCCCAAGAAAAATCTGTTATTTGCAGGTACACAGGACTCAAAAGTTTTGGTGTTTACGCTTTATACCTATGAACTGATTCAGACTATCAAATTGGGTGGAGATTATGAGACTAATACTCGTTCAAGTGTTCTGTGTCTTgagagatcaattgacgaaAACTACTTATTCTCTGCTGGTGCTGATTCTTTGGTGAGAATTTGGTCCGTTTATAACACTGATGAGACCAGAGGTGCTGTGCAGATCGAAGAGGTAGCTACGGTTTATTCGGTGACTGATATTGGTGATATTTTTTCCCTCACTTATCTTGACTCATTACAGACACTTGTTTTTGGATGTCAAAATGCTAGCATGATGTACCTGGATAACGTTTTTGACAGGTTACTTTACGACCAAACTGAATCGCCTTGCGATATCAATAGATTACCGCATAGAAGATACGATAAGTTCTTCGACTCATCGGGTCCAACCGGGCAACCAGAAAATCGACAATTAGCCCAGGATGAATTTCACAAGTCCGCATTACAAGATGGTGCCATGAATCGTATTCTGGAAATTCCATCTGAAAATATAATAAATTATGCACACAACGGTTTCATTTACAGCATTTGCAAACTCTGCTTGAAATGCAGTAGTTTCTTGAGTAATAACAAGACAAACGAACTCAATCATACCCATTTACACGAATATGAACCGAAATCCACTTGTTCTGAGCAATCAGAGATCTCAGAGTGCATTATAACAGGAGGAGGAGACGGTATCAGTAAATTATGGCTCTTTACAAAGAATGGTCGTGGCGTTGTCTCCATTGTCTCAATGGGAACCAATTTGAgtaatgaagaaactgtACTGGCGCAAGCAACAGATTTCCCCTTCCTATACTGTGGTTTGTCTGAGGGTACAGTCAAGATTTGGGATTTAACGACTAAGCAATTGATCTCTACTCTGCACACACCGGAAAGGTCAGATATTATTTCAGTCTCAGTTTACCAGGATCATATCTTTGCAATTAATGAAGGTGGTATTACTTTGTTCCATGAGAAAGAAGTCATCCATTGGAACCAGCACCAGGGAAAGATGTTAAGTTCTGACGTCTTTGAGCGGCACGTTGATCAATCCGAGACTCAAATGAGCTTACTGACTGGAGGTAATGATGGATCTTTATCTCTATGGGACTTATCCAGTGTGTTACACTTGTCTCTGAATGAAATCAAGACCCAAAACATGGAGTTTCAGCGTCGTAAATCGATTGCTACTGCTCGTGGTCATTCAGTAAAACCGGACACTGAGGAAATGTTGGAAACCTTGCGAGTGTTGATAGCCATACAATCGGTTTCACAGACTCCAGATACCGTGGAACAATTGGCTTCAAGACGTTGTGCCACATACTTACAAAAACTACTGTCAAAATTAGGTGCTAGTAGGGCCCACTGCTTCCCGCTCGAGTCTGGTCATAATCCAGTTGTTTAtgcatctttcaaaggtacCGGcgaaaacaagaaaagGATTCTATGGTATGGCCATTATGATGTGATTCCAGCCGCCGATATAAATCGTTGGACTTCCGATCCATTTACTTTGACTTGTGAGAATGGTTACATGAAAGGTCGTGGCGTTAGTGATAATAAAGGCCCTCTTGTAGCGGCAATGCATAGCGTAGCTACACTTCTAAAAAATGGAGAACTTTACAACGATGTcgttttcatcattgaggGAAGTGAAGAAATAGGTTCCCCCGGTCTTGACGTTGTTTGTGAGCAAAACCGTAATCTCATCGGTGATATAGACTGGATCTTTCTGAGTAACTCGACTTGGGTCGACCAAGACCATCCATGTTTAAACTACGGTCTTAGAGGTGTGATTAATGCTAAGGTAACGGTATGGAGTGACGAGCCAGATAGGCATTCAGGTGTAGATGGCGGTATGCATAAGGAAACCACAGCTGACTTGTTCAGCGTGATATCCAAGCTACAGGATGACAGAGGCAAAGTATTGATACCCAACTTTAATACTCCAACTAAAAAAATCAGTCCTGAAGACTACAAAAGACTAGAGGAAATTGTCGAACTCACCGAGTTTGGCAAGAATATTACTGTTGAAGAACTAATAAAGAATTGGACCAAACCGTCGTTATCCGTCACGACAATGGCCATGAGTGGCCCAGGTAATCTAACTGTCATCCCAAAGTCAGCCACGGTCGGCCTCTCGATTAGACTTGTGCCTGAACAAGGTGTCGAGAAGGTGAAATCTGCCTTGATAGGCCACATCGAGGACTGCTTCCAAAGACTCTCCTCTCCGAATCACCTTGAAATATCCATTGAGAACAGTGCTGAAGCCTGGCTCGGCGACCCAACTAACCAAGCATACCAGATTCTAAGAAAGCAGATGACGGCTACATGGGGAACAGAGCCACTATTTGTTAAAGAAGGTGGATCTGTGCCCTGTGTGAGGACGCTAGAAAGAATCTTCAACGCTCCAGCTGTCCAAATACCTTGCGGCCAGTCCACGGACAATGGTCACCTCGATAACGAGAATCTGAGAATTAAGAATTGGTCTAACATGGCAGAAGTAATCTGTAACGTCTTTAGAAGGCTTCAATGA
- the SAF1 gene encoding SCF ubiquitin ligase complex subunit SAF1 (similar to Saccharomyces cerevisiae SAF1 (YBR280C); ancestral locus Anc_1.307) → MSEAESNTTNAYDNVPPDIVQTALPFLSLEDIKNLSHTNKYFHKLLNYESSETLWHDLFHKAYGRPYSNDEPFQTKDSGELRTCGEVIMLQDFSSLSWQERFKVRTEQVKLYTWGCLKHGRLGYTANSNSHLSSNNLNSVGMRIKYGVNSPTMVPWFEESNSTDESAIVQVSSGGFAFQILTRSGKLYTTGSSFSGGHNGPGPKEGEHDYNPFREAVHDLETSFSRYRSIGITPGTFGVIPYGGTMHHGPTPTVGPHPNIYQDLEDMEKNAAQTIPGNSYIRRVFTRNCFDIFISDSHSFKVDKEKLDSIKFVAVSSGRSHFLALDENNNLYSWDSPDSDYGVRLSFKGLPSIDTNPIWKIGSGWDLNCIYVYKVGLIVWNKRDALKKGELASDVHYTIIPNTSDISGPGRVVDFACCQGDCVFFITNDRKILWVYSNGIVQQLRIPVEGEYVKVTVCFTILALFTNEKCYTIKIKNSKLDMSSLTELQLEESEDRIISLATGDYHTVALTSKGQIYTWGLESQLCGCLGLGSPESVIEEEHHGRWDSIRNMRVEQPTKVKLNDEYTCVAVCAGGWQSGALIMKR, encoded by the coding sequence ATGTCAGAAGCCGAATCTAATACTACAAATGCTTATGATAACGTTCCACCAGATATTGTGCAAACGGCTTTACCATTCCTATCCCTAgaagatatcaagaatctGTCGCATACAAACAAGTACTTCCATAAACTGTTGAACTACGAGTCTTCCGAAACTCTATGGCACGATCTTTTCCACAAGGCTTACGGAAGACCTTATAGTAATGATGAACCTTTTCAAACGAAAGATTCAGGAGAACTTAGAACATGTGGTGAAGTTATTATGCTTCAGGATTTCTCGTCGTTGAGCTGGCAAGAACGTTTTAAAGTTCGCACTGAACAGGTAAAACTTTATACTTGGGGCTGTCTCAAGCATGGAAGACTTGGTTACACTGCCAACTCTAATAGTCATCTTTCGAGCAATAATCTAAATAGCGTTGGGATGAGAATAAAATATGGGGTCAACAGTCCCACTATGGTACCTTGGTTTGAGGAAAGCAACTCTACCGATGAAAGTGCAATAGTACAGGTGTCCAGTGGTGGATTTGCGTTTCAGATTCTGACAAGATCTGGCAAGTTGTACACAACAGGCTCGAGTTTTTCCGGTGGTCATAATGGACCTGGTCCCAAAGAGGGAGAACATGACTACAACCCTTTCAGAGAGGCAGTACATGATTTGGAGACCTCTTTCTCGAGATATAGAAGTATTGGCATTACTCCAGGTACTTTTGGTGTAATACCCTATGGAGGAACAATGCATCATGGTCCCACTCCAACGGTAGGTCCTCATCCAAACATCTATCAGGACTTGGAGGATATGGAAAAGAACGCTGCCCAAACCATTCCGGGAAATAGTTACATCAGGAGGGTCTTCACTCGAAACTGTTTCGATATTTTTATTTCAGATTCTCATTCTTTTAAGGTTGATAAGGAAAAATTAGATTCGATAAAGTTTGTGGCAGTATCATCTGGTAGAAGTCATTTCCTGGCCCTAGACGAAAATAATAACCTTTATTCATGGGACTCGCCCGATTCTGATTATGGTGTGAGGTTGAGTTTCAAAGGACTTCCATCTATTGATACAAATCCAATCTGGAAAATTGGGTCTGGATGGGACCTCAATTGCATTTATGTATATAAGGTGGGATTGATAGTCTGGAATAAGCGTGATGCGTTGAAGAAGGGAGAACTTGCATCCGATGTTCACTATACGATAATACCAAATACTTCCGATATAAGTGGGCCTGGTAGAGTGGTGGATTTCGCATGCTGTCAAGGCGATTGTGTCTTTTTTATCACAAACGACAGAAAGATCTTGTGGGTCTATTCCAATGGAATAGTGCAGCAATTGAGAATTCCCGTCGAAGGAGAATATGTTAAAGTTACTGTGTGTTTCACGATACTAGCCTTATTCACCAACGAAAAGTGCTATACAATCAAGATTAAAAATAGTAAGTTAGATATGAGTTCGTTGACTGAACTGCAGTTAGAAGAGTCAGAGGACCGCATAATATCTTTGGCGACTGGCGACTATCATACTGTTGCATTAACAAGCAAGGGTCAGATTTATACTTGGGGATTAGAAAGCCAATTATGTGGTTGTCTAGGATTGGGCTCCCCCGAGAGTGTCATCGAAGAGGAACACCATGGGAGGTGGGATAGCATAAGAAACATGAGGGTTGAGCAACCTACCAAAGTAAAACTTAACGATGAATACACATGCGTGGCTGTCTGCGCCGGTGGTTGGCAATCTGGAGCTCTAATAATGAAAAGGTAA
- the DPB3 gene encoding DNA polymerase epsilon noncatalytic subunit (similar to Saccharomyces cerevisiae DPB3 (YBR278W) and DLS1 (YJL065C); ancestral locus Anc_1.311) → MSEEQKEAMERLKKSQPRLPISKVRKIARSDPEYIVTAGNAFTAAAFATELFVQSMTEEMIQLAYLSGKTATSKSIRLSYKNLSDCVARKENYSFLEDVVPQTKNLRTLVKENKVRYTTRIEGQQTLPFEEKHEEPDLDPEDEEDLEEDEEHQDPEVEEQLREIEELNRVPDLPDDDRRSESERSDQEDDNGGVEG, encoded by the coding sequence ATGTCGGAGGAGCAAAAAGAAGCAAtggaaagattgaagaagagccaaCCACGATTACCCATTTCAAAAGTCAGGAAGATTGCACGTAGCGATCCAGAGTATATTGTTACTGCTGGAAACGCTTTTACAGCTGCTGCGTTCGCTACAGAGCTATTCGTGCAGTCGATGACCGAAGAAATGATTCAACTGGCATACTTGTCAGGGAAGACTGCCACTTCAAAGAGTATAAGACTCAGTTACAAGAATCTATCCGATTGTGTGGCTCGTAAGGAGAATTATTCTTTCCTAGAGGATGTTGTGCCACAGACTAAGAACCTTAGAACGCTGGTGAAGGAAAATAAAGTGAGATACACAACTAGAATCGAGGGACAACAGACACTGCCGTTCGAGGAGAAGCATGAAGAGCCAGATTTAGACcctgaagatgaagaagatcttgaagaggacgaagagCACCAGGACCCAGAGGTTGAAGAGCAATTGAGAGAAATAGAGGAGCTGAACCGAGTACCAGATCTTCCGGATGATGACAGACGCTCAGAGAGCGAGAGATCTGACCAAGAAGACGATAACGGTGGTGTAGAGGGCTGA